The Cervus canadensis isolate Bull #8, Minnesota chromosome X, ASM1932006v1, whole genome shotgun sequence genome contains the following window.
CTGGTCTGTACTCAGAAGTCTAGAATTCCAAACTGTACCAACCAAGGGCCCAGGCCTAGGCCTTCTCTGTGAGAGGCCCAAGTCCCCTCAGCACTTAGTGTGGTTTTCCAGCTGCTCTGTCTGCTGTGTGGGCAGCTGGGCTAAAGGGTTTGCTTCTTATTGAGACCTATCAAAATCAAGATCTGCTTGTCTCTGGGGGGACGTTTCCACATCCTCCAAGAGGCTGACCAATGAATCTGTTGGGTAGGGGGTGAAGGAGGAAGAGGTCAGGATACCCTCTTTGTGaatttcatttgactttttttccctcttgggaATGGCGGACAATTAATTTTCCATTATTGGTCAGCCAGTTTTCTTGGTTCAAAGCTGTCTGTTTTCCCCCTCAACCTCTCAGAAACCAGACATATGAAAATCAAATGAATCACGGTTCTTGCTTTGCTTAGAAAATTGAACTGACAAGAATAGTTAGTGTCTATAAGCTttggtagggggtggggggaaggggtcaCAATGATTGTTCTGGTGCTCTGTCAGCATCCTATTTAACAAAGTTCTTACTTTCTCCCCTAGCATGGTTAATTGAAAACTGGTCAAACAGCAGAACCTAAATGGCAAAAAGTAGCCCTTTTTTGGGGGGTTATGGACCACAGTAACTTGCAAGGCTGCCTTTCAGATTTTCGATCTATCCTTTTAGTGTGTATGTTCTCGGCTTGGGAACAGAGGAAGATTTccttcaaacaaaataaaaccaaccaCAAACCACAATCTGAACTGAATGGTGGTGGGCAAGCTACACTTACTTTCTCTCCTCCTTGAGCCTCTGAAGATGCTCTTCCTTCAGCTAATGACTTCATGTAATGAATGCTATATGCAAATGAAACCAGAGTTCTTCAAATGCAGCATGAGCTGGGCACAGACACTAGCTATCGTTGGTGGCAGACACTTGAAGGATCTCAAAGCACATGTGTGAGTTACCTTGGGTAGATGTGAGTGAACAGATGACTGCCTTGTTTGTTGACTGAGCTTGGTTCATCCAAAGCAACCCAGTTCTGATCTTTTCTAGCAGAGGAGTGAGGAGGGGGAGGTCTATATGTTTACTGAAACTCATCACCCTGATCTCCGTGTAGACAATCAAACTGAAAAAGGCATGAAGTTCAGGACAGAGTCACATTCATATTTTGCACTACAAAAGCCATCCAATCAACCCCATGCCGAAATAAGTGCACACCTGCAAACCTCTCATGGGAGAGAGTTATACTGTGGTTGAAGAGGCATTAGAGTCCTTCTGTTTCTCCACACAAGGTCATCAGGGCCTTGATGGGAAAGTGAATAATCAGCATTGGCACCCTATATCCCCTGGGTTTGGCAGCCCTCAAACTGCTCTCTCACTGCGCCCCTCAGTGACAGGAGCCAGGGATGGAGCAGTCTGGTGATTGGTTGAAAAGATGGCACGTGTGCCCTTGCATCTGAGAATTTCTTCTAAGTGCATACCACTGGAGGAAATAAGGAGAAAATTTGTACTCAGTAATGGCAAGATTTTAAGtaggaaaatgtaaaatgtctGAAGATGATTAAAGTGCCTGATAAATTTAGTTCTAGATGTGGCCTCTCTCCTGCTGTCCAGAGTGTAAGTTAACGTCAAAGAAATGCAGGCTTTTTTgttatgttctttttcaaaaccctcttttcctcttcccccTTCTCTACTCAAGTTTAGTAACTAAACCTTGCTTGCTGAACCCAGGGCTTAGGTACTGGGGTTATCAGGGGTTTTGTAGTCTTTTGAAAATTGTGCAATAATTCGCCGAGCCAGTGGGTTAGTGGTCTTCAGCAGTTCGGCTGCTGAGGGGCGGGACCTTGGAGTTGCCTTGCTTCCCTTCTTCTGTAGCAAGGCCTTGAAATCATCATTTCTGCCAGCATCTAGGTTGGCACTGCCGCTTGACCCTGCAGAGGCAGCCAACTCACTGACCGGAGACTCAGGTGGGTTCCTTACTGGTGAGTGGGAGCTTGGTCGGCTGCTGCCAGCAAAGGTCTCACCAGGTTCCTTCCAGCCAAGCAGCTTTCTTTTGGACCTAAATAAGAGAAAGTGTGCTTTCAGTGAATTCATGCGCAAACATTTTCTACTGCTTCATATAGTGTCATGAGTGTCAGTGACATGACCTGGGAACAAACTGGGAGCTTTGTGAGCAGTTGTACTaccagctttctctttctctgccaaGTCCTCAGAGTTCCTCCTGTCCCTATACTCCTTTCAATGTCCACGTATGGAGTCACTGGGCCTGTGCCTACTGGCTCAGTCCTGCCCAGGTTCTGGGACCAAGGAAGAATTTAAGGAGTCAAGGCTAGTAGCTCAGTGACTCTGAATCAAGACAGTCTGGGAGCTGATCCTGTTCTGAACTTGTGCTCCAACTCCAGTAACTGGGCTCTTTCCAGTTTCCTCACTATTGAATCCCTGCTTTGTGCCCCAGTCCAATAACTGGGTCCCCGTGTGGTCATCCTTTGGCTAAGTTCCTACTTTGATGCTCAGCCTGGTGTCCCACTTTACTttttgatgagttttttttttttttttttggtacaggaATTCTGTGAAGGGTTAAACGTCTCTGACTGTAGGCAGAGCTGTGAGAGAGCAGATGGAGCCACAATAGGCCATGTGGTTGCTAAGAGACGAGGGGCCTCTCACTCCGCACCTGGTCCTCCcttccctgcctgcccctcctccacTTCACCCGAAGATGTCAGTGAATCAGAGATGTGAGGCCCTGGTCTGTGTTCACATACGTGGACATCTGAACTTAGTCTCCAGTTTCCACTCTAATGCTTAGAGGTAGCAGTTTTTCTTCTGGTATAAGGAGAAAAGGCAATTATAATGGGAATTAAAGAAATTGGTCCAGACCTGTGGATCACAGTAAATAAATCTTCAGTTGTACGTGAAGCCACAAACACGTCATCATCATCTTCTGCAATCCATTCGGCTGTTTTATCACTGATTACACTTTTTTCTTCAGTGCTTGGTTCCATCGAACTCCCTAGGCATAAAAACCAGAAAGAATTACTTTGACCACAATCATTAGGACAAAGCACATTCTCAGATGTATTTCATCTGATGTTCAGAGCAACTCTGGGAGGGCAGCAGGGCAGAGACTTGCTGTTTCCATTCTGCAGAGAACAAGATGTTCCAAAGGTTAGTGATTTGGCCTGTGCAATGTGGAGGGAGTGATGAAGACCAGCCTGGGTCCCTGTTTTCTCGTGCCTTTTCCATTACAACAATGCTCAGGTTGCCTGAGCATTCTCTTGTTTTaactgtatcatttttaaaactcaaggaGCTGAGAACAATCTAAAGCAATGACTCAACCAGTGGGTGGAAGTGGGACCTATCTGAATCTCAGAGGGAGCCTGTGGAGTTTGAGGAAGCAGATTCTAAAATTacttgtggctttgatttgtttgcttgtttcagTTACAATGATTTAACTTATGTTGAAAATCCAATTCAGCTTAAGGAAGGCCATAAAATTTTGATGTTTGTGTTAAGCGTTTCAAAAAGGATGAGAAACACAGacgaacctggaggacattatgttaaatgaaatagcCAGTcatcaaaagacaaatactatataattccaCTTACATGTGGTCCCTAgaggagtcaaattcatagagacagaaagtagaagagtggttgccaggggctggggggagaggaTGATGGGTAGTTATTGTTGACTGGGTACTGACttcaattttgcaagatgtaGAGAGTTCCAGAGatgaatggtggtgatggttgcacaacactaTAAATGTGCTTAACACctactgaactgtgcacttaaaaatggttgcatgcatgctaagttgcttcagtcttgtccaactgtttgcaaccctatggactagagcataccaggctcctctgtccatggaattctccaggcaagaatactggagtggcttgccatttccacctccaggggatcttactgacccagtcATTGAACGcatatctcttctgtctcctgcattggcaggtaggttctttaccactagtgccacctgggaagccctcaaaatggttaagatggtaaattctacattatgtgtattttaccacagttaaagcaaaaaaagacaagaaaaaaaaaaaacccaaaaggataAGAAATATCATCTAGCTTGGTCTTATGGTTCCAGGCAGAGAGGGTACTTAATCCCATGAATGAAACTAAATTTAGTGGAAGCTGGTGAAAAGTGCTGTCTAGTGAGATGGAGAGACTGTTCCTAGGGCAGGAGATGCCTGCCTGAGGAGGAAGATGGGTTCCTAAGGTCCTAGGGTGCTGAGACCTAGTTTGATTTCATTAGTTCACCACTGGGGGTTCCAGGGTATACTGTTCCATACTGTCCCATACTCCACTGATCGCTGTGGAAACCCCCCTGACCCTCGGATCAGTCCTGATCCCAAGGGCAGTGAGACCAATTTAGAGTAACTCAAACCTCAAGAGGTGTCCCCTCTTGATTTGGTCACCCTGGGATCAGGCTCATTTTCTGGGGGCATTTGCTTCTGCCTCTGGCACCCCATCCTCACTCTTGTCTCTTCTGGGATTGAAAGGAAAAGCCCACAGACATTTTACTAACCTGGAGGACTTGCTTCCCTTTCACTGTTGGACTGTGGCATTGAGGTCATCCTTGTACCAGTAGATGGCAGGTGGTCATCAGTTGGGAGACACTTGGCATCTTCCTCCAGGGTGATGATGGGGCTGAGGGGCAGTCTTGGTTCAGTCACATAGGCCTCCACTTGAGCCGTGGGTGAAGTGAGAGGCAGGTACAGCACGCTGGGCTTTTTTGGTACAGGAGGCGGaatcttgcctttctttttctcaactTCCTCTTGGCTCTGGAGGCTAATTCTTTCAGGCAGGGCTCTCCCCTTAGGGCCCTCATCCTCCATACTTCCCTGGGGAGGTTGCTGTGTTCCTGAGAAGAAAGCACCAGAGGAACTGGCAAAAGGCGTGAAAACAAGAGATGAGGGTGCTGTGGACTCCCCTGGGCTTCTGCTCTCAGGGAAGCTGGAGGACTTTGATTTCCGCACCACTGTGTAGATATCTTGAGGCAGTGGCCTTATGTGCTGAATTGAACTCTTAGGAGTCATAGCCAAGGTAGGCGAAGTTAGTGGGTACTCCTCGGGGACAGATGGTGGCTTGTGGACTAAGCTTGGAGGCCTTCGGGCCAGAGGGGGCTTCTCGGCTATGGGAGGTTTCATCTTCCTCTCTGGCAAGGTAAAGACTTCAGCTCCTGACTCCTCAGCATAGTCAGGGCTCTCAATGTCATCTTCCAGCTCAGACTTGCTGACTGACCTCAGGCGAACAGAACGTAAGTCAGACTGAGTAACCATGGGCATGATTGGCTGGTTGGGGCTAGTTTTCTGGGCCAGCTTGGCCCCAAAATTTGTATCTGAGTGATGCTGGCTCACCTTGTTTTTGCTTCGGATTGAGATACTCATCCCAGACAGATCCAGGTTGGTTGAAGAGGTCAATGGTAGGTCAAACGATAGCCGTGACTTGGACATTTTCTCCATTGGTGATGTTGGGGGTAGTGATGACTTCCTCTCAGGTACCACTGGACGCACCCGGACACTGCTGCTTGAAGGGGGCAAGTGGCCCAGGGTCAAGGACATGGAGACAGTGGGTGTTGGTGTCTCTGACTGGCTGGAGTATCCACTGGATGGTGACATCAGCCCAGTAGGCCTTCCTGGTGAGGATACCTCCCTGGCCTCCACCTCGATGGAAAGTTGGGAAGGCGTCGTGGCTCTGGAAGTGGAAGGGGAAGCAAGAGACTCTGAGCTGCCCTGAACTTGGGTGCATTCAATGACTGTGGTGCCAGTGGCAGTGCTGGAGCTGGACAAGGACTGGTAGGTGTCACCAGACTTCCAGTCAGTAAGATACCAGTGATGGGCGAATTGTGTACCTTCTGGGTCTTTGAAGGTTGGCACAGCTGGGTGACCCTGAGTATCTGGGTGGGATGAGTGATGTCCTTGGTGTTCCAAGGATAGACAAAGGCTCCTGGGCCTCTGGTCCTTGGGTAGTACTGACCCACCTTCTGGCAAGAGGACTGGTTCATCTTTGACCAGTGAGACACTGCGAGTTGGAGGGGAAGGCTTCTTCTTGGCCTTCTTGAGTGAGATGCTCTTGGACCTCTGCCTTCTGTGATGGGCCTCCTGTTGGGCACTGAGGGAGGCAATGTTGTCAGCACTGTTACTGCCCTCAGAACTCGTACTGGCATAAGGTAGGGCACAGGCTTCACTGGCCTTCTGCTCCTCCTCATAGTCCACATCCATGGTACCTGTATCTGTGGGTACAGACAGTGACCGCTCCCGGAACCTGCTGGCCCCACCTGGGCCGGTCTCCAGCCTTGAGGTACCACTGGTCAGAAGGCCAATCTTGGAGGGTCGTTCTGATACTTGGCTTCGTTGAGTAGGATGCTGAGAGTAGCCAGCAGGCCCACTGCATCCTGCTGGGATATCACGAGTGACAAAGAGTGTAGCAGCCTCCTTAGGAACAAGAGGTGGCAGTGTATGCAGAGAGACCCAAGAATTCCCAGAGGAaggattttttccattttcattgacTTGACTGCTCTGAGTGGTGGCACTTGGAGTCACATAGGTAAAAGCATCTCCCTTCCAGGAAGCGGAGAATGTCGATTCTGTTGGTCCATTGCAAGAACCAGGAATGCTATACACCATTCCCATGTTCTCCATTCCAGGGGGTTTTGTGGCACCCCATGCTTGGAGAGGTTCTTCCGGATGACTAGAAGGATTTCTTAATACTGGTGAGGTGAGATTTGGGAACCGAGCTTCCTGACTGAGTGCAACTCTTCCATGAACACTTTCTGGAACTGAATGGCTGGGCCTGATGTCTGAGGTGGTAGAGTGGGCCACACTGCCTGCTGGGCTGTTGCTGTGACCTGGAGGAGGTAAACATAGAATGTTAGTGGTATGGTTAGGGATCCCCCAGCAGCAGCTGTCATCAAAGAGACGGGATCACCAATTTTTTGTCAAGAAGCATTTGCCAATAGCTTGGTCAGAATTCCTTGGTTCTTCCTTTCCATAGTTGAGGATGCTGGGGGAGGTTGAGTCCTTACCCATTATCACACAGTGAGTCACAGGGTGCCCTTGAATTGTCCAGATGGCTGCCAAAGACTTTCCAGctttttgtaaaaaattatttttttaattgaaggatgattgctttacaacattggttggatttttgccatacatcaacatgaatcagccataggagggaggttcaagacggaggggacatatgtacatctCTGACTTTCCAGCTTTGAATATGCCTTTCAGAGCTGAAGTAGCATGTGGGACAGCCATGTTTTTCCCCCCCAGGTTTCCACCCCAGGCTCAGGAAGCCACCACAGCCCTCAGCATTCACCTCTCCAGAGATGAGAGCAGAGGCTTTCAAACTGATAAAGGACAGCAGTGTGACCTTCAGTTCCAGCAGCACATTGGGAGTATGCCACAGCTGAAAAGTTCAGAGTTTGGTTGCATTCTTGGCTTTTTAGATTGGCAACAGGAGAAAGTGAGGATAACTTACAATGTGAGGAAACCATTCAGATGTTGAAAACCCCCAAAGGTTTTCTCATATACATAACAATTATTATGATGAATGAAGGATGACGATGAAGATGACTACTCTCATGATAATTTATAATAACAGCCACTGTTTGCTGAACACATACCATATACCAGGCACATGATAGGAAAATTACATACAATAACTCTAATCCTCACGACCACTCCATGGGTTGGAATCATCATTCCCattcacagatgaagaagctgaggctcaaagaggttaggGAACTTGGCTAAGGCCTCACAGTTAGTAAGTGGAGAGGCCAGAATTTGTACACATTTCTCTGGTCTGCGCTTTTTGGATGGCATTCATTTAATGGCAGTAATGGTTTTGTGAAGATGCTACTTTTAGTGATGATTTCCTTCTTTATCCGCCTAAAGTTGACATATATAGCTATATTCTACTTAAAATGGGAAACAATAACATAACAAATTTATTAGACTGGAGATCTCCTGTCCATTTTCAGTTGCTGCCCTTTACAAAAGGCTTTTGGTTATCCttaattactattaatatattgCCTTTTTCAAGATGTCCAAAGTCCCCCTCTCCCCCAATCACTCCTGTTCTCTATCACAGCAATAACACTTGGGTTGCAGAAATGGTAAGAGTGAGCAAAGGAAAAGGTTTGGGGGATCAGCTATGGTGGGGTCACCTTGGTCTCGCTGGGAATAGTTAGAGAATCCAATAATGGTCCGCCTCCGCCTCAGGGTGGACTTGGGGTTCACGGCTGTCTCTGTGTTAAACAACGAGTGTCGCAAACTTGCATGTTTATCAAACTGCTGCCCTGTAGCCAAAATAAAGACACTTGGGTGCATCCTGGTTTCTGTTCACAGTATGGTAGAAACTGGCCTGAGGTAGAGAGAAGGGATGATGGCAGTAGCGATGAGAATGAATAGCATTCAGGCAGGTGACccttcttccccatccctcccATCTTGGCCCTGGGCACCCGCAGCTCCAAAGCATGCATGCTGAAATTCAGAGGTCCACCCTGGGGTTACCTGTGAGTCTTAGGTGGCTGAGAGCTGTGGTTTTCAACCCTGGTTTTATATCAAAATAAACTGGGTGGTTTTTCAAACTCCAACAACTGGACCCCATCTCAGAACACTTAACACTCTGGGAATAGGGCCCAGGTAGAAGCATTTTCTCAGACTCCCCAGGTGATTGTTCAGATGTACCACCTGGGGTGAGAACCCCTGAAGTGGAGAGACAGGTTGAGACTAGATGTTGTTTGATTGCAATCTTTTCTCAGAGAATGCTTTAACTTGGGCCAATGAGTGTCTCCAAGAAATTGCCCCATCCTGGCATCCAGGAAGCAGTCAGATAACCTGCCCTCCAGCCCCCTGATCACGTTTGATCAAAGTTCGCCCTGCGTGGTAACTGAGATCTACTTATGTCAAAGCACCAGCTCAGTCTTTGCTTCTGTGGAGTTGCTAGGGCAAGGACAAGGTGAGGGCAGTGGAGTGAAGTTTGCTGCTTCCCACCACTGTCTCTCTTTCAGCGGCTGGCTAACCAAACCCTCCCCTCTTAGTCCCATGGACACATAGCTACCCCCCTCCCCAGCAAGTGGCTCTGTGGACAAAACACAGGGCCAGCCTCACTGACGGCAAGGTAGAAGTTCAAAAACAAAGTGCCCACCATCACTTTGTGAGCTTTTCCTCTCAGCCCCCACACTTTTGGGTACATCTCCTGAGGCTCTGGGCTCTGTTTCCTGCCTCTGATTTCCCGAGATGACACCAGTGGCAATGGATGACCTCATATCCAGGGAGTATCACCAACTGTGGCCAGAGCTGTCCTTATCATCTTCATCAACTTTTTCCAGCACACCACAGGCCAGTGCTGGCTCACAGGGTGCCTCTGGTCCCCTTGGGTTAGGAGGTCTTTATCTCATCAAGTTGTTGGCCCTATCTCCTTCTGAAATGGTTGaccttcctcctcttccacttATAGCTGGTGAAGTGTGGTGAATGAATTAATAATGGGCATGGTACAGGGTTCCACATGTCCCCAGAGAAAAAGCCAGCTGAGCTGTGTACAGTATTTTTCCCATCTCAAGGTAGTACCAGGTTCCTCTTTGATCTTGCCCATTAGGAGGAAGCCCACCCCCACTAGGAGACTGAGTGACGACTCAAAGTGCTGCAATGCCCTTGGTCTGTGCTCTGTCTGATCTTACTATTTACCACCAGCACCCTGAA
Protein-coding sequences here:
- the NHSL2 gene encoding NHS-like protein 2 isoform X10, which produces MERAEAITLFWSRGGQQFDKHASLRHSLFNTETAVNPKSTLRRRRTIIGFSNYSQRDQGHSNSPAGSVAHSTTSDIRPSHSVPESVHGRVALSQEARFPNLTSPVLRNPSSHPEEPLQAWGATKPPGMENMGMVYSIPGSCNGPTESTFSASWKGDAFTYVTPSATTQSSQVNENGKNPSSGNSWVSLHTLPPLVPKEAATLFVTRDIPAGCSGPAGYSQHPTQRSQVSERPSKIGLLTSGTSRLETGPGGASRFRERSLSVPTDTGTMDVDYEEEQKASEACALPYASTSSEGSNSADNIASLSAQQEAHHRRQRSKSISLKKAKKKPSPPTRSVSLVKDEPVLLPEGGSVLPKDQRPRSLCLSLEHQGHHSSHPDTQGHPAVPTFKDPEGTQFAHHWYLTDWKSGDTYQSLSSSSTATGTTVIECTQVQGSSESLASPSTSRATTPSQLSIEVEAREVSSPGRPTGLMSPSSGYSSQSETPTPTVSMSLTLGHLPPSSSSVRVRPVVPERKSSLPPTSPMEKMSKSRLSFDLPLTSSTNLDLSGMSISIRSKNKVSQHHSDTNFGAKLAQKTSPNQPIMPMVTQSDLRSVRLRSVSKSELEDDIESPDYAEESGAEVFTLPERKMKPPIAEKPPLARRPPSLVHKPPSVPEEYPLTSPTLAMTPKSSIQHIRPLPQDIYTVVRKSKSSSFPESRSPGESTAPSSLVFTPFASSSGAFFSGTQQPPQGSMEDEGPKGRALPERISLQSQEEVEKKKGKIPPPVPKKPSVLYLPLTSPTAQVEAYVTEPRLPLSPIITLEEDAKCLPTDDHLPSTGTRMTSMPQSNSEREASPPGSSMEPSTEEKSVISDKTAEWIAEDDDDVFVASRTTEDLFTVIHRSKRKLLGWKEPGETFAGSSRPSSHSPVRNPPESPVSELAASAGSSGSANLDAGRNDDFKALLQKKGSKATPRSRPSAAELLKTTNPLARRIIAQFSKDYKTPDNPST
- the NHSL2 gene encoding NHS-like protein 2 isoform X11; this encodes MPDQQSGCWEALAQPGQQLSPIHLRSIWVKGASHWSNLTRSQRAREPVNAVHTGHSNSPAGSVAHSTTSDIRPSHSVPESVHGRVALSQEARFPNLTSPVLRNPSSHPEEPLQAWGATKPPGMENMGMVYSIPGSCNGPTESTFSASWKGDAFTYVTPSATTQSSQVNENGKNPSSGNSWVSLHTLPPLVPKEAATLFVTRDIPAGCSGPAGYSQHPTQRSQVSERPSKIGLLTSGTSRLETGPGGASRFRERSLSVPTDTGTMDVDYEEEQKASEACALPYASTSSEGSNSADNIASLSAQQEAHHRRQRSKSISLKKAKKKPSPPTRSVSLVKDEPVLLPEGGSVLPKDQRPRSLCLSLEHQGHHSSHPDTQGHPAVPTFKDPEGTQFAHHWYLTDWKSGDTYQSLSSSSTATGTTVIECTQVQGSSESLASPSTSRATTPSQLSIEVEAREVSSPGRPTGLMSPSSGYSSQSETPTPTVSMSLTLGHLPPSSSSVRVRPVVPERKSSLPPTSPMEKMSKSRLSFDLPLTSSTNLDLSGMSISIRSKNKVSQHHSDTNFGAKLAQKTSPNQPIMPMVTQSDLRSVRLRSVSKSELEDDIESPDYAEESGAEVFTLPERKMKPPIAEKPPLARRPPSLVHKPPSVPEEYPLTSPTLAMTPKSSIQHIRPLPQDIYTVVRKSKSSSFPESRSPGESTAPSSLVFTPFASSSGAFFSGTQQPPQGSMEDEGPKGRALPERISLQSQEEVEKKKGKIPPPVPKKPSVLYLPLTSPTAQVEAYVTEPRLPLSPIITLEEDAKCLPTDDHLPSTGTRMTSMPQSNSEREASPPGSSMEPSTEEKSVISDKTAEWIAEDDDDVFVASRTTEDLFTVIHRSKRKLLGWKEPGETFAGSSRPSSHSPVRNPPESPVSELAASAGSSGSANLDAGRNDDFKALLQKKGSKATPRSRPSAAELLKTTNPLARRIIAQFSKDYKTPDNPST